The following is a genomic window from Trachemys scripta elegans isolate TJP31775 chromosome 7, CAS_Tse_1.0, whole genome shotgun sequence.
CAAGTGCAGGCACCTCATTGTCACGGGCGGCCACAGGCCagggcatagggtgaccagacagcaagtatgaaaaattgggacgggggtggggggtaataggagcctatataagaaaaagccccaaatatcgggactgtccctataaaatccggacatctagtcaccctaccagGGCACCACGTGCGGTGCGCCCCGGGTGGGTCTGGCCCGGCCCGGAGAAGCCAGCAAGCGCCCCttgggcggggcagggagggagggggggtccctgcccacacaccctgcccccagcagctcagAACTCAGGACTTTGCGGTGCAAAACACGGGTCTTGTGCTAGGGTCACAGGACCGCACCCGAGTGCAGCCGggccctcagcccagcacacacTCTCCCCCCGTGTGCAcacgcatgtacacacacacaccaccctgcAAACCTACATACACAAACCCACTCAGAGCCCTCCCTTGGGTGTGGCGAATCAGACCAACCGCTCTgggccctgcactttggggggccccaggcttcagtgTGCGGATGTTGTGCGAGGGGTGCTAGGCTGGCCTGGGTGGAATGGGGCTAGGGGTGCCTGGGGGACCAggccaggcagggggttggggttacGGGTTCGGGGGGCcaggccagccctggggaggggtaGCGTGGGGCCTGGCGCCAgcagcaggggtcaggcctgcactcactggcggGAAGCACACATggtgtttatttttcttgttcACCTGCCACCACACCAGCCACCAGCATCCTAGCACCGCCGGAACACGCCAGCACCAGGCTGACCCCATCCATTGACCTTCTGCCCTGGACCCCTCTCTTTTCCAGGACCCTCGGGCACAGGGGGGCCCCTTGTCCATAGTACAGGTGCCACCCTGTGACTCTCCATAGTCCCTCGCCCCCAGCACTGGTGTCCCCTCCCGACACTAGATTTCACCCgtataaaaaatgttaaggggggggggggggcatacagGTCGATTTGTCCCGGGGCTGCGCAGTCCCCTTGGGATGGCCCCAGACGCACTGTCACACATATAccagcacacacatgcacaccccctctcctccccagaggtggATTACAATTTTTTTGGCagcctgggcacaaagaacatttgggccccCAAACCCTGGGGTCTGGGGTGCCAGAACCAGGGGGgccaggccctcccacttttttaaCGTGGGCATAATAGCCTCAGGCAGGTGCTGTACTTTGCAGTGGGGGAACTGGTGATCAGCTCGTCTGGTGTGAAGCCAGCCCCTGCTAGCGGTGTCCCCGCACCGGCTTCTTCTCCAATGGGGGGGCTAAGGTGGGCCTTAGCCCCACCACCATCATGGGGCCCTgggccctgctcctccttttcccccaccccaggccccacaCCCTGGCAAGGCCAGAAGGTGGAGCCAGGCCGTGGGAAGAGCCGCAGGGAGCCCggggccgctgtggggagccccgcaTCCGCCACCTACCCTGGGCAGTGCAtccagggggcagggacaggggctgagGGCTGCTCTCgaacacccagcccctgcccagggcaggtggagggtccagggctccctgtCTGGCTCTTACCACTGGCCAGCTCTGGCTTCTAGCCTGGCTAGAAGATGGGGCCCCAGTGGCTCCCCCACCTCTAGCCAGTTTCCAGCactcctgggggggtgggggggagggggcttggggcacagGCCCCATGGGCCCATGTGATaatctgccactgcacattgtgacggagcagggagcgggcggatttgacctgggaatgtgtTACACTGGGGATGAGACGGAAGCTACCtgacctgtaacctgagccaggaggggggttgggagaaatgACACCTTCTGCcggggagactgaacaaaggagaggaggggcagaggggagaaagctgctggaggagtttttagtttcagtttgggctgggaggtgcaacacagggaaccccaagctgaggtctaagctccctgaaccccccagaaggacttgattgagaggttctggttgtacctacatgctctgcttgggactgtgttcctgtcatctctGTGACACATATCCCATCACATGCACACGCACATAGATTCACACTGTCACATACGTGAATATGCACatagacaggggcggctctatgttttttgccgctccaagcacggcagtcaggtgggctttagcggcatgcctgcggacagtccgcagtcacgcggattcggcggcgtttctgcaggCGAACTGCCGGTCCCacaccttcggcgtacccgccgccgaattgccgccaaaaccgcgggaccagcagacctcccgcaggcatgcctgactgccaccctcacagcgaccaggaGGCCACTttccgcggcttgccgccccaggcacgtgcttgctgcctggagccgcccatgcacatagattagggttgggcaaactttttggcccgaggctacatctgggaatagaaattgtatggtgggccatgaatgctcacaaaattggggttgggggtcagaaatgagttcagggtgcaggagggggctccaggctggggagtgaggtGCAGGGTGAGGCTCTGGCTggagatgcaggctctggggtgggcctggggatgaggggtttggggtacaggagggtgctctgggctaggatcaaggggtttggagggcaggagggggatgaagactggggcagggggttggggcatggggagaggctcaggggtgcaggctccaggtggcacttacctcaaacggcttctggaagcagcggcatgtcccttctctggctcctatgcgagGCGCAGCccggcggctctgcacgctgccccatccgcaggcaccacccctgcagctccccttggcttcgattcctggctaatgggagctgcaggggcggtgcttggggtgggagcagtgtgcagagtggaggtccctgactgcccctacgACGTAGGAGACGGAGGGGGAGTCATGCCGCTGCTCCTGGGAGCCGTGTagagcggcccccgaccctgctccccggttggagcagggcaagcccagaccctgctccccagtgggagctagagggctggattaaaacagcctgcgggccgtagtttgcccacccctgacataGACACACAATCACATACACACCATCACACGTGCACATGAATGTACACACACATGTAGATACACACCAAATGTGTGCACGCACGCACATACAGTCATATACACACACCATCAGATGTGTGCACGTGCACATACACCCACAGGCACTCCCCAGCATGTGTGCCCACACATACAGACACACCATCACATATGTGCACACTGATACAAACACACACCATCACACAGGTGCACATGTGTACACCACACCACACAGGTGCACACAATCACACACATGTGGAGACACTCACACCAtcatgcatgtgcacatgcaccTAGACACACGCTGTCACATGCATGCATAGACACACACGTTCATGCTGTTAGACATGTTCACATGCACCAGGCTGAAATTCCAGGTTCAGGTGCCAGGcgcatgtagacaagctctggaAATATTCAGATACAGCCCAGAATATAGCCCCTGAGCTGCCGTGGAAACGGGGCATAAACCAGCCAGCTTGGACCAGCCCCACCTGCCCGAACTGAGGGGAAGGTCCTGGGAGCTGGGAAACTGTCTGCTCCCAAAGGGACAAGGGCCCCGGCTTGCGCCCCTCCCGGTGTTCCGTGAGGCGCGGCCCTTTCTCATCGTGTGTCcgccccagggccggctccaggcaccagcttaacaagcaggtgcttggggcagccaagggagaggggcagcatgtgcgACAATTCGGGGGTGacagtccctccctccctctaggagcgaaggacctgccactgaactgccgccgctgatcaaggctattttttttgcttggggcagcagaaatgctcgAGCTGGCCCTGGTCCGCCCCATGCCGTTACAGTGAGCGGGTCCGTGGGGCCgcacctagagtgaccagatgtcccgattttatagggacagtcctgattttgggttttttttcttatataggctcctattatccccacgcatccctatttttcacacttgctctctggtgagCCCAGCCGCCCTGCGCCTTTGCGGACTCTTGGCCACAGTCCCCGTGGATTCCGGCCCCGTCTGGCTGAGGGCCCCGCCAGGGGGAGGCCGGacgcagcccccccacacacactccgggccggcccccggccccagcgggcGCGGCTGCCCCCAGCCCGGCACGTGGGCTGCAGCGTGACGCGCGGCCGGGCGCTGCGGTGCAGGCGGAGCGCCATGGCGGGGCAGGCGGCTGCGGCGGgcggctggggccggagccggggcGCGGTGCTGCTGCTCTTCTTCTCGCTCTCCCGCCGCCCGCCCGCCGGGGCCGCCTGGCTGCTGGGGCTGCGGCCCGAGGACACGGCCCCGGGCCGGGTCTCGCTGGAGGCCGGCGCGCTGGGGGCGGTCGAGGGGGCCAGTTTCCTGCTGCGCCTCTACTTCCAGCCGCCGGCCGAGGGGAACGGCAGCCGCGGGCCGCCCGGCGCGGAGAGCGAGCCCCGCCTGGTCTTCATCGAGGAGCCGGCGGCGGGAGCGGGCCCGGCGCCCGGGGAGCGCTGCCCGCAGCAGAGCGCCTGGGCCTCGGACGTGGAGGTGCTGGGCCCGCTGCAGCCGGGCGGCTCGGCCGGCTCCGCCCTGGTGCGGGTGCGGGTGCGGGAGCCGCGCAAGGGGGAGCCCGGCGCCGGGCCGCGCGGGCGGCTCTTCTCGCTCTGCGCCTGGGACGGGCGCGCCTGGCAGCACCACGGCGCGGCGGGCGGCTTCCTGCTGCGGGTGCGGCGGGCGGCGCGGGCGCCCTGGCTGCTCGGGCCGCTGCCGGAGGCGGGCTGGCTCCGGGCCCTGGGGGCGCTGCTCCTGCTGGCGCTGTCGGCGCTGTTCAGCGGCCTGCGCCTGGCGCTGCTGTCGCTGGACCCGCTGGAGCTCCGCGTGCTGCGCAACAGCGGCTCGGCCGCGGAGCAGGAGCAGGCGCGCCGCGTGCAGGCGGTGCGGGGCCACGGCGGCACCTACCTGCTCTGCACCCTGCTGCTAGGCCAGGCCGGGGCCAACGCGGCGCTGGCCGGCTGGCTGTGCGCATCCCTGCCCGGCCAGGGGCCGGCGCTGGCCGGCTGGGTGCAGGGCGTGCCCTGGCTGCCCGTCCTGCTGTGCACCGGCGCCGTCTTCCTGGGCGGCGAGGTGCTGCCCTACTCGGTGTGTTCCCGGCACGGGCTGGCCATCGCCTCGCACACGCTCTGCCTCACCCGCCTGCTGATGGCCGCCACCTTCCCGCTCTGCTACCCGCTGAGCCGCCTGCTGGACTGGGCGCTGCgccaggagctcagcaccttCTCCACCCGCGAGCGCCTGCTGGAGACGCTGCGCGCCGCCGACCCGCACAGCGACCTGGTGCGGGAGGAGCTGGCCATGGTGCAGGGCGCGCTGGAGCTGCGCACCAAGGCGGTGGAGGACGTGCTCACCCCGCTGGCCGACTGCTTCCTGCTGCGCTCCGACGCCGTGCTGGACTTCGCCACCGTCTCCGAGATCCTGCGCTCCGGCTACACCCGCATCCCGGTCTACGAGGGCGACCGGCGGGACAACATCGTGGACCTGCTCTTCGTCAAGGACCTGGCCTTCGTGGACCCCGACGACTGCACCCCGCTGCAGACCGTCACCCGCTTCTACCGCCGGCCGCTGCACTGGGTCTTCAGCGACAGCCGCCTGGACACGCTGCTGGAGGAGTTCAAGAAGGGTGAGGGCGCCGGACCCCCGGTTCTGTCCTCGGGCACGCACCGCCCGTCCCGACTCCCCGGGCTCCGGCTGTGCGCTCCGGGCCATGCAGCCTCCCGCGGGGCTCGGGGTCCCCCTGTCCCTGCCTGCACCCGGCCGTGCGCCCGCGGCAGCCACCGCCTTCCCCTTGCGCCCCCCTGACCCTTGGCCGGCTGCCTCTGGCGCACCCAGCCCGCACCTCCCcgaccgccccctgctcccccaggcccGTGCGTGTGGGGCACTCCCGGCGGGGAGCGGGGGCCCTGCGGGTGTCGGAGCTGGGATGCCCGGGTAGGATGCCCTGCGCGGGAAGGGGGCTCCTGGGCTCTTTGCGCCCTGCATGAACCTGGCGTGTGCCCGCGGGCTCCGCGCAGctctcgggggtgtgtgtgtgtggggggggggggtcgtgcGCCCCATGCGGGCCCGGGGCGGGGTCCGGCTGCCCGGCTGCTTTTGACCCCGAACCTCATTGCGAAGCGCTGAGGGGTTGGAGCGAGCTAGGGGCCGGGCTGAGCCTCCTCGGGGGTCGCAGCGCTGTCATTCACCGCCCCCGCGGCTCACGCCGGCAGCAGTATGTGTCCCGCACCCCCCGGGGGGGAGCGGCGGACTCGGGCGGCTGCTCTGCATTGGCCCCTCTGCACCCAGGCTGGGCGGAGTGAGGCCGGCAGCGAGCGGGCGTGGAGCTGGGCTGTGAGCGCAGTCCTGGCTGTGCCACTCCCTTGGGAAGGTCGCTGCTGGGCTGTGGAATGGGGACAGATCCTTACCCCCCAGTGCCGGGTGCCGGGAGGGTTAGTTAACACTCACTCGGGGTGTTCAAAGGCAGGTGCATGGAATCAGTTTAACAGAGGGGCTGGAGGTGAGGTGCCTGAGTCTCCAGGCTTGTTTTGGGGGGTTTAAAAGTTACTTTTGTCCCTTCTTGCTGGTGGAAAGGGACTAAAACTGTTATCaaatgaacattgtaaacaaactagggctgtcaagtgattacaaAAATTGATTGTGTGATCAtgcttttaaacaataatagaatatgatttgttttgttttctactttttcaaagatactgatttcagttacaacacagaatacaaagtgtacagtgctcactttatattttttattacaaatatttgcactgtaaaaaacaaaagaaatagtatttttcaagtcacctagtacaagcactgtagtgcaagctctttatcatgaacactgaacttacaaatgtaggctctaaagttttacattgttttatttttgaatgcagttttttttgtacataattctacaagtccactcagtcctacttcagccaattgctcagacaaacatgtGAATACCATGTAAAacaggctacaaaagtgccatgcgaacgcctgctctcactttcaggtgacactgtaaataaggagcaggcagcagtatctcccgtaaatgtaaacaaacttgtttgtctgagcgattggctgaacaagaagtaggactgagtggacttgtaggctctaaagttttacattgttttgtttttgagagcagttatgtagaaaaaaatctacatttgtaagttacactttcacgataaagagattgcactacagtatttgtatgaggtgaattgaaaaatagtattttatcatttttacagtgcaaatatttgtaataaaaataatataaagtgagcactgtacattttgtattttttgttgtaatagaaatcagtatatttgaaaatgtagaaaaaatcatccaaaaatatttaataatttcagttggaattctattgtttaacagtgcgattaatcgtgattaatttttttgagttaatcacgtgagttaactgcgattaattgacagccctaaaacaaaccaaaacagtaGAAACATCAGTCTGCTCTTTTTCAGTTACAGTAAGCTtgagttttactgttttttcAAATAGACACATaactttgaggataggttgttgGGTTTTGAGATtatcaatctatctatctatatttggTCAAAGTTGTCTTGTAAGCACCTGATAGAGTAATGTTTGCAATGCCATCTGGTGGGGTGTTGGCCTGTAACACCTGTCTCAACCCATCCCACCTCCTTCCTAGGCACCAGATCTAGATGAAAATATAACAGATGTTTGGGGTCAGTCCTAggtccggtactattcaatattttcattaatgactgatAAGGGAGTGGAGagtttgcttataaaattttGAGGATAGCACTAGACTGGGAGCGGTCGCAGGCACTTTgcaggataggattataattcaaaactaccttgacaaataggagaattgatctgaaatcaataagatgaaattcaataaagactagAACAAAGTACttaacttaggaaggaaaaatcaaatgcacaactacaaaattggAAATAATTGGCTAGATGGTACTActactgaaaaggatttgggcatcatagcggatcacaaattgaatataagccaacaatgtgatgcagttgcaaaaaaaaaaaaaaaacatatcatTCAGGGGTGTCTTTATAGGAGTGTTGTATATAAGATACAGGTCATTGTTCTACTCTCGTTGGCATTGgagaggcctcaactggagtaccgtgtccaattctgggtaccacacttgAGGAAAGATATGGATAAAGAggagggagtccagagaagagcaatacaaTTGAAAAATGGGTTAGAAATGCTGATCTattaggaaaggttaaaaaaaaattgggcatgtttagtcttgagaaaagaagaccgaggctttttctacactggcacttcattggcaaaacttttgtcgttcaggggtgttaaaaaacaaaacaaaacccactgaacaacaaaagtttacCGACAAAAAGCGCCgttgtgaacagcgctttgtttgcagcagagctctctcctgccgacaaacagcagctacaccaCGTGCCTTTTAGCGGCAGGGTTGTAGCagcacagctagggtgaccagatgtcctgattttatagggccagtcccatttttggggactttttcttatataggctcctataaccccccgcccccgtcctgatttttgacatttgctgtctggtcatcctaagcacagccctgcccctaaAGCCTCCTAGTATATCCATATCCTGAGGGgagaacctgataacagtctttgaATCTGTTaaaagctgttataaagaggacagggatcaattgtcctccatgtccactgaaggtcaAGAAGTAAGGGCacaatctgcagcaagagagatttaggttaggtattaggaaaatctttagctataaacaaactagagaaatttAGCCTAGACAAATCTACTATAAAGAAGGTGCACAACTGgatggaaaaccatactcagggAGTAGTTTTCAATGGTttacaatcaagctggaaggacatactgagtggggtccctcagggatctttcctgggtctcgttctattcagtatcttcataaatgatttggataatggcagagagagtacacgtataaagtttgtggatcataccaagctgggaggggttgcacgtgcttttggaggacagaattagaattcaaaatgaccttgacaaactggagaaatgatctgaaataaataggataaaattcaataaggacaaatgcaaggaAGGAATACTCagttgcacagatacaaaataggaaatagaagaacaggagtacttgtggcaccttagagactaacaaatttattagagcataagctttcgtggaccacagcccacttcctcggatgcatagtgggcatttttgttagtctctaaggtgccacaagtactcctgttcttctttttgcggatacagactaacacggctgctactctgaaacctgtcaaaataggaaatgactgcctaggaagtgTTAACGAGCCACTTCCCCTTGAATGGTCTGGTAGCATGTGTGCGCTACTGaggctaaactatctgtttgatcttgtgttaagctgtgacactgagttcctttcccagactgagGAGGAGCTCTGTCACAACGGACTGGGGCGTAGGTGGCATGGCCCAgggtcacagctgggctgaggtctgCCCACCAGGGTCAGGAGTGGGCGGAATTGCAAGGCCAGGTCCCGTA
Proteins encoded in this region:
- the LOC117880602 gene encoding metal transporter CNNM1-like, which encodes MAGQAAAAGGWGRSRGAVLLLFFSLSRRPPAGAAWLLGLRPEDTAPGRVSLEAGALGAVEGASFLLRLYFQPPAEGNGSRGPPGAESEPRLVFIEEPAAGAGPAPGERCPQQSAWASDVEVLGPLQPGGSAGSALVRVRVREPRKGEPGAGPRGRLFSLCAWDGRAWQHHGAAGGFLLRVRRAARAPWLLGPLPEAGWLRALGALLLLALSALFSGLRLALLSLDPLELRVLRNSGSAAEQEQARRVQAVRGHGGTYLLCTLLLGQAGANAALAGWLCASLPGQGPALAGWVQGVPWLPVLLCTGAVFLGGEVLPYSVCSRHGLAIASHTLCLTRLLMAATFPLCYPLSRLLDWALRQELSTFSTRERLLETLRAADPHSDLVREELAMVQGALELRTKAVEDVLTPLADCFLLRSDAVLDFATVSEILRSGYTRIPVYEGDRRDNIVDLLFVKDLAFVDPDDCTPLQTVTRFYRRPLHWVFSDSRLDTLLEEFKKGCSLWSQLEERRVTPGLLFSSSRGFLLGQKHG